The Acidobacteriota bacterium genome has a segment encoding these proteins:
- a CDS encoding complex I subunit 1 family protein, with product MAVLRTLLYLLVYPGILFLFIYSTFCEWFDRKVYARFQNRMGPTHTGRFGLLQPIADFFKLMAKEDIVPEAADKGFFNALPAVGLAVVSTAALLLPVWNFDLGAPSWTSFSGDIIVMLYLLSLPTLILFLAAWSSTNLFSTIGGARVLTMLFGYEVPLFLSVLSPALLANSWRLAEIAAFYQRKPVLLLANLLGFVVALVAVQAKLERTPFDIPDAETEIVGGTFTEYSGKKLALFRLMFDVEMVVASGLLAAVFLGGFPGGAIVGFLHFAVKTLFIIFLLSLLRALTSRIRVDQVISLSWKVLTPLAVGQILIAILLKGFLK from the coding sequence ATGGCCGTTCTGAGAACTCTCCTCTACCTCCTGGTCTATCCCGGGATCCTGTTCCTGTTCATCTACTCGACGTTCTGCGAGTGGTTCGACCGCAAGGTCTACGCCCGGTTCCAGAACCGGATGGGCCCGACGCACACGGGCCGGTTCGGCCTGCTCCAGCCCATCGCCGATTTCTTCAAGCTCATGGCCAAGGAAGACATCGTGCCCGAGGCGGCCGACAAGGGCTTCTTCAACGCCCTGCCGGCCGTCGGCCTGGCCGTCGTGTCGACGGCGGCCCTGCTCCTGCCCGTCTGGAACTTCGACCTGGGCGCGCCAAGCTGGACCTCGTTCTCGGGCGACATCATCGTCATGCTCTACCTCCTGAGCCTGCCGACCCTGATCCTGTTCCTGGCCGCCTGGTCCTCGACCAACCTCTTCTCGACGATCGGCGGCGCCCGCGTCCTGACGATGCTCTTCGGCTACGAGGTGCCCCTCTTCCTGTCCGTCCTGAGCCCGGCCCTCCTGGCCAACTCCTGGCGTCTGGCCGAGATCGCGGCCTTCTACCAGAGGAAGCCCGTCCTGCTCCTGGCCAACCTGCTCGGCTTCGTCGTGGCCCTGGTGGCCGTCCAGGCCAAGCTCGAGCGCACCCCGTTCGACATCCCCGACGCCGAGACCGAGATCGTCGGCGGCACGTTCACCGAGTACAGCGGCAAGAAGCTGGCCTTGTTCCGGCTGATGTTCGACGTCGAGATGGTGGTCGCCAGCGGCCTCCTGGCCGCCGTGTTCCTGGGCGGCTTCCCGGGCGGCGCGATCGTCGGCTTCCTCCATTTCGCCGTCAAGACCCTGTTCATCATCTTCCTCCTGTCCCTCCTCCGGGCCCTGACCTCGCGGATCCGCGTCGACCAGGTCATCTCCCTGTCGTGGAAGGTCCTGACGCCGCTGGCCGTCGGCCAGATCCTGATCGCCATCCTGCTGAAGGGATTCCTGAAATGA